From Candidatus Latescibacter sp., the proteins below share one genomic window:
- a CDS encoding site-2 protease family protein — protein MQYRKFIIRPGDDYFRDNPEQPPVRETNYALHILLFLLTVFTTTTMGALVTDANPYQSWGNFAKGFPYSIAILSILGIHEFAHYFTARRWGIVVTPPYFIPAPIQPIGTFGAVISIKSSIPSRKALVDVGAAGPIAGFILAVIASVIGLKMSEIVPLHTQHEYLILGDSLLFKILSYFLIGPIPAHYDLNLHPIAFAGWIGLFITALNLLPIGQLDGGHILFALSPRLHELFRRIRIPLLLLLGLTFWSGWFVWALLSLFFGTRHPYPDRMEPDIGAVRIITAVAAIVIFILCIIPVPVKVG, from the coding sequence ATGCAATACAGAAAATTCATCATCCGTCCCGGGGACGACTATTTCAGGGATAATCCGGAGCAGCCTCCAGTCCGGGAAACCAACTATGCGCTCCATATCCTCCTTTTCCTTCTGACCGTTTTTACCACGACCACCATGGGAGCGCTCGTGACCGATGCGAATCCGTATCAGAGCTGGGGCAATTTCGCAAAAGGTTTTCCCTATTCCATAGCCATCCTCAGCATTCTGGGCATCCATGAATTTGCCCATTATTTTACCGCGAGGAGATGGGGGATTGTGGTTACTCCTCCTTATTTTATCCCGGCGCCCATTCAACCCATCGGAACATTCGGCGCAGTGATCAGCATCAAATCTTCCATTCCCAGCCGTAAAGCGCTGGTTGACGTGGGCGCGGCCGGTCCGATAGCCGGTTTTATCCTCGCGGTCATCGCCAGTGTTATCGGGCTTAAAATGTCCGAGATCGTCCCTCTGCATACTCAACATGAATACCTTATCCTCGGCGATTCGCTGCTTTTCAAAATTCTCAGTTATTTCCTGATCGGTCCCATCCCGGCCCACTACGACCTGAACCTGCATCCCATCGCTTTTGCAGGCTGGATAGGGCTTTTTATTACCGCGCTCAATCTTCTGCCCATCGGGCAACTGGACGGCGGGCATATTCTCTTTGCGCTTTCACCGCGCTTACATGAATTGTTCCGCCGCATCCGGATACCGCTCCTGCTCCTGCTCGGCCTGACATTTTGGAGCGGATGGTTTGTCTGGGCGCTGCTCTCGCTCTTTTTCGGGACCCGGCATCCTTATCCCGACCGTATGGAGCCGGACATCGGGGCGGTTCGTATCATCACGGCTGTGGCAGCGATTGTGATATTCATCCTCTGTATCATACCGGTTCCGGTAAAGGTGGGATGA
- a CDS encoding divergent polysaccharide deacetylase family protein: MPRKKKSRIVPILSVLLPLAALIAAGVALFQWHTASRVKSAQNPRSVKAVQASPDMFTQELSAMLISTLSEYGISQKDIKRTESRSTASGLRYSYTVTIPSTTSLTFLNLKVSAAACKIGGKVFSGTESADGQSLTLTLGTRATPTDIVIFRKNPALEARQAKAAIIIDDVGIRPIENIRRLCNQGQTVTLSILPFRQYTAQAVAFAARNDIPYILHMPMEPKSRSEIPGKGFILTTDSEVAVSEKLARAFKSVRGAQGLNNHMGSKATEDVQIMEAVMNFLKSNNYFFIDSKTSLESTGIMVSQRVGVKSAEMTGYIDSEGNQGDIENRLLALANEAFKNGPVIIIGHDRQTTISVLEKTIPKLVQKGIRFVQAADMVK, from the coding sequence TTGCCCCGTAAAAAGAAATCCCGGATCGTTCCCATTCTCTCTGTTCTTCTGCCCCTCGCCGCACTTATTGCGGCAGGGGTTGCTTTATTTCAGTGGCATACTGCCAGCCGTGTTAAAAGCGCTCAGAATCCCCGTTCTGTTAAAGCTGTCCAGGCCAGCCCGGACATGTTTACACAGGAGCTATCCGCCATGCTCATTTCCACACTTTCCGAGTACGGCATTTCCCAAAAAGATATCAAACGAACGGAATCACGGTCGACGGCAAGCGGATTGAGATACAGTTATACGGTGACCATCCCATCCACTACCTCGCTGACTTTCCTGAATCTGAAAGTGAGCGCCGCTGCCTGTAAGATCGGAGGCAAAGTATTTTCCGGGACTGAGAGCGCCGACGGTCAATCATTGACCCTGACTCTGGGAACGAGAGCCACTCCGACAGATATAGTGATTTTCCGAAAAAACCCGGCGTTGGAAGCCCGACAGGCAAAAGCGGCGATTATTATCGATGATGTGGGAATTCGGCCGATTGAAAATATAAGACGCCTTTGCAACCAGGGGCAGACGGTTACTCTATCCATTCTGCCTTTCCGGCAGTATACCGCTCAGGCGGTGGCGTTCGCCGCCCGTAATGATATACCCTATATCCTCCACATGCCCATGGAGCCGAAATCACGGAGTGAAATCCCCGGGAAAGGCTTCATTCTGACAACCGATTCCGAAGTAGCAGTCAGTGAAAAACTTGCCCGGGCATTCAAAAGCGTCAGGGGCGCTCAGGGCCTCAACAACCATATGGGTTCAAAAGCAACTGAGGATGTGCAGATCATGGAGGCGGTAATGAATTTTCTGAAGTCTAACAATTATTTTTTCATTGATTCAAAGACCTCTCTGGAATCGACAGGCATCATGGTTTCGCAGAGAGTGGGAGTAAAAAGCGCAGAGATGACAGGATACATCGACAGCGAAGGAAATCAGGGCGACATCGAAAACCGGCTTCTCGCGCTCGCGAACGAAGCATTTAAAAATGGGCCGGTGATCATTATCGGGCACGACCGTCAGACCACCATAAGCGTACTGGAAAAAACCATTCCCAAACTGGTCCAAAAGGGGATACGGTTTGTACAGGCTGCGGATATGGTGAAGTGA
- a CDS encoding LptF/LptG family permease, with translation MRILTGYLLKEFLSFLGYSLLAFAVIFILIDSVEMMDRFIDSDAGLMLIFFFYLFYLPYIMVLTLPLSMMLATMFSLGRLVGDNEITAMKAAGVSLYRTFFPLYVFALFMSVVGMVLAETVVPWANIQHQDIGDIINARRMGNKALDYHLSFSKIHELDRDDVFLMNRDGRIIHAASFHVKTNTARDVFIIKPEETTVNNDGEANIKKIASRIDAEYMVYTQGSWTLYNAVERTFSGDGAKAVLHPSLQVPFKMRQPSDFAVIDLKPESMDYFQLRNFIRGIQEKGGNASQWLIDLYLKIAFPFVSFVIVFFGAPLAAGSVKMGKTAAFGIALMISFIFYTLINIFQVLGRTGAMNPLIAAWLSNVIFFWFGLVLLIKASK, from the coding sequence ATGAGAATCCTTACCGGATATCTGCTCAAAGAGTTTTTATCCTTCCTCGGATATTCCCTTCTGGCATTCGCAGTCATTTTCATTCTGATCGATTCCGTCGAAATGATGGATCGCTTTATTGACAGCGATGCCGGATTAATGCTTATTTTTTTCTTCTACCTGTTCTACCTGCCGTATATTATGGTGCTTACGCTGCCGCTGTCCATGATGCTCGCCACCATGTTCAGCCTGGGGCGGCTGGTGGGAGACAATGAAATAACTGCCATGAAAGCCGCCGGGGTAAGCCTTTACCGGACCTTTTTCCCACTGTATGTTTTTGCCCTGTTCATGAGCGTCGTGGGGATGGTCCTCGCCGAAACGGTGGTGCCCTGGGCAAATATCCAGCACCAGGATATCGGCGACATTATCAACGCTCGGCGCATGGGCAATAAAGCGCTCGATTATCACCTGTCTTTTTCTAAAATCCATGAACTGGACCGCGACGATGTCTTTCTGATGAACAGGGATGGCCGAATCATCCATGCCGCCAGTTTCCACGTCAAAACAAATACTGCCCGGGATGTATTTATCATCAAACCGGAGGAAACGACCGTGAACAATGACGGAGAAGCTAATATTAAGAAGATTGCCTCACGGATAGATGCCGAGTACATGGTTTATACGCAGGGCAGTTGGACACTTTACAACGCAGTGGAGCGTACTTTTTCCGGAGATGGTGCCAAAGCAGTACTGCATCCTTCTCTGCAGGTTCCTTTCAAGATGCGGCAACCCTCAGATTTTGCAGTTATAGATCTGAAACCGGAATCGATGGATTATTTTCAATTGCGGAATTTTATCAGGGGAATCCAGGAAAAGGGAGGAAATGCTTCACAGTGGCTTATCGATCTCTATCTAAAAATTGCTTTCCCGTTTGTTTCCTTTGTGATTGTGTTCTTTGGAGCTCCGCTGGCGGCGGGTTCAGTCAAAATGGGAAAAACCGCAGCATTCGGCATCGCGCTGATGATCAGTTTTATTTTCTATACCCTCATCAATATTTTCCAGGTGCTGGGACGTACCGGCGCCATGAATCCCCTGATCGCCGCCTGGCTCTCAAATGTGATATTCTTCTGGTTCGGTCTGGTCCTGCTTATCAAAGCGAGTAAGTAG
- a CDS encoding TldD/PmbA family protein — translation MTSLFMAAWAAAARASSPRSRYRTVLPISVSERFLLAEMIETILEKVKRRGASAEVFLTERAASEISFESGKLKNAEQKTVLGIGLRVIREDRIGFSSTTDPHRIEDLVENALDASRFGKEVHFEFPGEAIAAGYGTATFDPAVESYSPAQAISEGKRAVDILRERCPKGLTDLSISTAVNKVRIANTAGFDASYSSTDFREYITLVVVEGDSILWIGDGNHFGALDIRTDAYVERIAALAGHAEKKAPRISGMLPVIFTAQEMPSLMQAFEMGIDGRRLVKGDSPLIGREGEKILGDVTLADDPYIEGSPGSRPFDDEGMPSQLTMIFEEGVFRSFLFNLDTAAQAGRVSTANAQRGLLSAPTVGTSNLVMSPGKSSLKEMIESIDEGVIVHGVLGGGQSNLLAGDFALNIMLGFLVRNGEISGRLVDTMVSGNVYQAFGSIDASGSDVKPVGSIFVPDVMFSALSISSR, via the coding sequence ATGACCTCACTCTTTATGGCGGCCTGGGCGGCTGCGGCAAGGGCGAGCAGTCCCCGCTCCCGGTATCGGACGGTTCTCCCCATATCCGTATCGGAAAGGTTCTTGTTGGCTGAAATGATAGAAACCATACTCGAGAAGGTGAAACGCCGCGGAGCATCCGCCGAGGTTTTCCTGACCGAAAGAGCCGCTTCGGAAATATCGTTCGAATCCGGAAAACTCAAGAACGCAGAACAGAAAACGGTGCTCGGCATCGGGCTGCGGGTGATTCGCGAAGACCGAATCGGCTTCTCATCCACAACAGACCCGCACCGCATCGAAGATCTGGTGGAAAATGCCCTGGATGCCTCACGGTTCGGGAAAGAGGTTCATTTTGAGTTTCCCGGCGAAGCAATAGCAGCAGGATATGGAACAGCAACTTTCGATCCTGCAGTAGAAAGTTACAGCCCCGCCCAGGCTATAAGCGAAGGGAAGCGTGCGGTGGATATCCTCCGCGAGCGCTGCCCGAAAGGCCTGACCGACCTGAGCATTTCCACTGCGGTGAACAAAGTCAGGATTGCAAATACTGCCGGTTTCGATGCTTCGTACAGCTCCACCGACTTCCGGGAGTATATAACGCTCGTTGTTGTGGAGGGAGACTCCATACTCTGGATCGGCGATGGGAATCATTTCGGCGCTCTCGATATCCGCACCGATGCCTATGTGGAGAGAATCGCCGCGCTCGCCGGTCATGCCGAAAAAAAAGCGCCCAGGATTTCCGGTATGCTCCCGGTTATTTTTACCGCGCAGGAAATGCCCAGCCTCATGCAGGCATTCGAGATGGGAATAGACGGGAGACGGCTGGTAAAGGGCGACAGTCCCCTTATCGGCCGTGAAGGTGAAAAAATTCTCGGAGATGTCACACTTGCCGATGATCCGTACATTGAGGGTTCTCCCGGAAGCAGACCCTTTGATGATGAAGGGATGCCTTCGCAGCTAACCATGATTTTCGAAGAAGGCGTCTTCCGGTCTTTTCTTTTCAACCTGGACACCGCAGCCCAGGCCGGACGCGTTTCCACAGCCAATGCGCAGCGTGGTCTTCTCTCCGCGCCCACAGTAGGAACCTCAAACCTGGTGATGTCGCCCGGGAAATCCAGCCTGAAGGAGATGATCGAGAGCATCGATGAAGGGGTGATTGTGCACGGTGTGCTCGGAGGAGGGCAGTCGAATCTTCTGGCCGGGGATTTTGCCCTCAATATAATGCTCGGCTTCCTTGTACGGAACGGGGAAATCAGCGGCCGTCTGGTGGATACCATGGTATCTGGAAATGTTTATCAGGCGTTCGGATCGATCGACGCCTCGGGTTCTGATGTCAAACCGGTCGGCTCGATTTTCGTTCCGGATGTGATGTTCTCAGCGCTCTCGATTTCCAGCCGGTGA
- a CDS encoding LptF/LptG family permease, producing the protein MYIFYKYVIREHVAPFFFAFSVIMFVLILKLMLEIVTALISKGVEILVLTKIFAYSLAYMVALVVPMSVLVATVMAFGRMGAASEIIAMKAAGISMYRIVAPILVISALIAFGMVWFNNTILPEANYRASNLSAAVFFKKPFLTFNNREGQFINDIPSVTIRVESIDYSTEELKGISLFRSFRGFYQDLIVAETGRFITHPDSAGLTLLLRNGEVHHVDSHHPERYVRVEFKEFSQNFSMDSRLDTGYRNSRNDRTMLSSMMSEEVKKFQAENTIQRRNLLRKMRGEPVQDDSLRILQNIKINNRQIASFKVEMNKRDSIPFAAIIFVLLGAPLGILVKRSGASIGIGISIGFFAVYYLFLSGGESAGDRMLIPPWLSMWAPNIIMGIMGLFLFRYAARR; encoded by the coding sequence ATGTATATTTTTTATAAATATGTCATCCGCGAGCATGTGGCGCCATTTTTCTTCGCTTTCAGCGTGATCATGTTTGTTCTCATCCTAAAACTCATGCTCGAGATAGTGACGGCGCTCATATCCAAGGGTGTGGAAATCCTGGTTCTGACGAAGATATTTGCCTATAGTCTTGCATATATGGTGGCGCTGGTGGTGCCGATGAGTGTGCTGGTAGCCACGGTGATGGCGTTCGGCCGGATGGGCGCCGCGAGCGAGATTATCGCCATGAAAGCCGCAGGAATATCCATGTACAGGATTGTGGCCCCCATACTGGTCATTTCTGCGCTCATCGCCTTTGGTATGGTGTGGTTCAATAATACTATTCTTCCGGAGGCGAATTACCGGGCAAGCAACCTGAGCGCAGCGGTTTTTTTTAAAAAACCGTTCCTTACTTTTAACAATCGCGAGGGTCAGTTCATCAACGATATTCCTTCGGTAACGATACGGGTGGAATCCATTGATTATTCCACAGAAGAATTGAAAGGAATTTCCCTTTTCCGCAGCTTCCGGGGGTTTTATCAGGATTTGATTGTAGCTGAAACGGGAAGATTCATCACCCATCCGGACAGCGCCGGTCTGACTCTTCTTCTGAGAAACGGCGAGGTACACCATGTGGATTCGCATCATCCGGAGCGGTATGTCCGGGTCGAATTCAAGGAATTCAGCCAGAATTTCAGCATGGATTCGAGGCTCGATACCGGTTACCGGAATTCACGCAATGACCGTACCATGCTTTCCTCCATGATGAGCGAAGAGGTGAAGAAGTTTCAGGCTGAGAATACGATACAGAGAAGGAATTTGCTCCGGAAAATGAGGGGTGAACCGGTCCAGGATGACTCCCTCCGGATTCTGCAGAATATAAAAATAAATAACCGGCAGATTGCTTCCTTCAAAGTGGAGATGAACAAGCGCGACTCCATACCCTTTGCGGCGATAATTTTTGTGCTTCTCGGCGCACCCCTGGGAATCCTGGTGAAGCGCTCCGGAGCTTCTATCGGAATAGGCATATCCATCGGATTTTTCGCTGTCTACTACTTGTTTCTCAGCGGGGGAGAGAGCGCCGGCGACCGGATGTTGATACCACCCTGGCTGTCCATGTGGGCGCCTAATATAATCATGGGAATCATGGGATTGTTTCTTTTCCGTTATGCCGCGAGGAGATGA